The following nucleotide sequence is from Chryseobacterium sp. CY350.
TGATGCACCTACAATTTCAGACCGACTTTTAGCAGTACGTCAACACGCAGAATGGAGTGCAGAATGGAAAGGTGAGAAATTAGGCTTGATTGAAATGAGACAGCATTACAGCAATTATTTCCGTGGAATTCCTCATTTTAAAGATTTCAGAAGGAAGTTTCTTGAAGTTTATTCTTTAGTAGAAATGGATGAAGTGATTAAAGAAACTGAAGGATTTTACGCTGAATATCAGGCGCAGGTTTAGTTTAGGCTGAGAGTAATTTTTAACCATTAAAGTTTTATTAAGAGGTTTAGAATAATTAAGTTAGCTTCGCTATAAGCATAAACGCTAAATTAAAATCTTTTTGATTTTATTTAATAAAGATTAACTCCTAAATTATTCTTCATGGTTCAAAATTTACATAAAAAGCAAACCCATCAAAATTTTGATGGGTTTATTTATTTAATTATGGCTGGTAGAACTGTTTATTTTTTAATATCAGCTTTCACATCCTGATATGCTTTTCCTACAGCTTTTGCACCTTTTTTACTTTTATCACCTACCCAATTGGCACCTTTTTTTACGCCTTTTTCTGTAGCTACAGCTCCTTTCTTTACTGTCTTGCCTGTCCATTTCGCGCCTTTCTGCACGCCTTTTTTGGTTGCGTCTGCTCCTTTTTCAGCAGCATTTCCTACCGCTTTAGCATCTTTCTTTACTGTTTCTTTTACAGTTTGTTTTTCTTGTGCATTGACAGATAATGTAATCAATAAAACTGTCAGAATTGAAATTGTTTTTTTCATCGTATTTAAAAATTTAGAATAAAATTACTAAATTATTTTTATTTACCATTAAATTTTTCATTTTTGTTTTACGGCACCATCTTATCTAAGCTTTCGTCATTAGCACAATATTTAAAAAAACCTTCCAGCTTTTTTAAAAACTGGAAGGTTTAATTATTACAGCGGGAAAATATACAAATAACAAACCCATCAGCACTTGATGGGTTTTGTAAATTTAATATCCTTCCGTAGAAGATTCATCTTTAATTAAAGCTAACGCTGAGGAAGTTCCTATCCGTTTAACACCGAGATTAATCATTTTTTCGGCATCTTCGGGAGTTCTTACTCCGCCAGCAGCTTTTACGGGAAGTTTTCCGGCATTGTCGAGCATCAATTTAATACCTTCAAATGTTGCTCCGTTTGGTTTTCCATCTTTAGTTTCGTAAAAACCTGTGGAAGATTTCACAAAAATTTTAGACCAATCATTTTGAGAAAAATTTTCCTCTGCCCAACAGGAAATTTTTTTAGTTAAGTCTGCAATTTGCTCATCCGTAAGAGCTGCGATCTCAATAATCCATTTCGCAACTTTGTGATGATTGATACACAGTTTTGTGCATTGCAAAAATTCATCTTTTACAATATCTAGATCTCCTTTCAGATATGCAGAATAATTGATCACGAAGTCTAACTCGTCTGCACCGTCTTCGATAGCTTTCAGTGCTTCTGTAAATTTTTCAGTAACAGAATATGTGCCTTCGTGGAAGCCAATCACTGTTCCCAACACCACATCTGAATTATTTTGCTTAATAAAATTTCTGACAGCGGAAACATAATCCGGACGTATCATCACAGCAAAAATACCGTTATCAATGGCAACTTTTACAAGATCTATAACCTTAGCGAATGTTTCTTCCTCTGATAAATTGGCCTGCAATGGCGTTTTTAAATATGTGGAATCTAGATATTGGGCAATATTCATAGTAGAGATTAAACTTTCAACTGTCTGTTAATACCTTGCTCCAATGAGATGAAAGTTTCCGTTCTTGTAACACCTTTCATTTTCTGAAGTTTATTAAGAATTTCCATTAAATGATCATTGTCTTTACAAAGGACTTTAAGGAAAATTGTATAATTACCTGTTGTGTAATGTGCTTCTACCACCTCATTAATCTCCTTCAAAGCTTTTATTACTTCATTGTAATGGCTTGGCTGATCCAGAAACATTCCGATGTACGAAACTACTTTGTACCCTATTTTTTTTGGATTCAGAAATGAAATAGAATTTTCTATTACACCTGCATGCTCCAGTTTTTTAATTCTCTGGTGCACCGCCGTGGTAGAGATCCCCACCTGTTTTGAAATGTAGGCTAACGAACTTTTGGTATTATCCATCAGCATGTAGATAATCTCTTTATCTAACGGGTCTAAATGATAGCTTGTACTTGTTGAGTTTTTCATCTTAGATTATTACTTTTATATTGTCATTTATTTCTTTAATACTACATAAACAGGAAAATGATCGCTGTAACCACCCAAATATCGGGTTCCTGCATAGGTTCTGAAGGGTCTGTCATTAAACATTTTATTACGGCTCCTAAGCTTTTCCGGCTTAAATATTCTTGCGTCGTAAAAAGATAAAGCACGATCGTTTTCAAAAAAAGACTGTGATAAAAGAATCTGATCAAACAGCAGACCAGATTTGTAATGAAAAGCAGAGTAATTCTTTTGTGAGTACAACTCCTGGAAAGGATTCTGCAACACTTTCTCGTGCGTATTATCAAAAAGAATATTCACTAAATTTTCATCATCCGGATTTTCATTAAAATCCCCACACAGAATTACATTTTCTTTTTCTACATTCACGATCTGAAGAATTCTGTTTCTGATCTCGCTCAGAATATAATTTCTTTTGGGCTGATTAATATCTTTTTCACGTTTTGATGGCAAATGAGCTACGAAAACATTAATGATATCATCTTTATATTTTACTTTTGAAAACAAAACATCTCTTGTAGTGTCATAGTTTTCAGGATTTTTATCTACAATTTCAAAAAAGAAAGTGATGGCTTCAGAATCGATGATCTCAATTTTAGATTTGTCATAGAGCAAAGCAACATCTACCTTTCTCTCGTCCATAGAGTTGTAATGTACAATACCATATTGCGAATTAAACGGGCTCATTTCTACGAGATCTTCCAAGACTTTTCTTCCTGAGATCTCCGAAAGGCCGATCATACACGGCAAAATACCTGTTTCTTCTTTCATCAGCTGGAAAACGTGAGATATTTTATGAAGCTTATCTCGGTATTTTCTTTCGTCCCAATTTCTAAGTCCCGATTTGGTGGGATCTAGCCTATGATTGGGAGGAGGATCCGGCAAAAATAGATTTTCTACATTATAAAAAGCAAACAATTCCATCTACAAATTTTCTATTGACAAGTCTGAAATTTTATTTTCAGCATGTAAATTTATTCTTTTTTTCAGTACCACACTACTTTTCATAATTAAATTTTCACATAAATGGCATAAAATTTACCATAATCGTAAGCTTGTGAAATTATTCTAATCAAAATTTTAATTAATTTCAAAATATATTCAACAAAATCACGATAAATATTTCTGAAATAATCAACAATACTGTAATTGGAAACGATTACATATTTAATTTCTTGAGGATTTGGTTGATTATTTTAAAAGATCAGGACGTTTTTCCTGAGTAATTCTTAATGCCTCATCATGTCTCCATTCTTCGATTTTACCAGAATTTCCGCTTAAAAGAATTTTAGGAACTTCTAAACCTTTGTAAGATTCCGGCCTTGTATAAATTGGTGGTGACAACAGGTCATCCTGAAAACTGTCTGTTAAAGCACTTTGCTCATCATTTAGAACTCCGGGAAGCAATCGAATAACAGAATCTGCCAAAACGCAGGCTGCCAATTCTCCTCCAGTAAGTACATAATCGCCTATAGAAATTTCTTTTGTAATATGCAGATCTCTCAATCTCTGATCAATACCTTTATAATGACCACAAAGGAAGATCAGATTATTTTTTATTGAAAGTGTGTTTGCTATTTTTTGATTAAGTGTAATTCCGTCGGGCGTTAAATAAATTACTTCATCATATTCTCTTTGCGATTTTAATTCAGATATACATTTATCTATCGGCTCAATCATCATTACCATTCCTGCGCCGCCGCCGTAAGGTTCATCATCAATCTGTCTGTGTTTGTTAACCGACCAGTTTCTCAGCTGATGAAAGTGTACTTCTACCAAACCTTTATCTACTGCTCTTTTCAGAATAGAAGTTCTGAACGGACTTTCCATCAATTCCGGCAGCACACTTATTATATCAATTCTCATTGTTCCGTACTATTTTTCTTATTGGGCGAAATAATCAGTCGCAGAGATGAATCTTTATTGAAATAGCTCCACA
It contains:
- a CDS encoding endonuclease/exonuclease/phosphatase family protein, with amino-acid sequence MELFAFYNVENLFLPDPPPNHRLDPTKSGLRNWDERKYRDKLHKISHVFQLMKEETGILPCMIGLSEISGRKVLEDLVEMSPFNSQYGIVHYNSMDERKVDVALLYDKSKIEIIDSEAITFFFEIVDKNPENYDTTRDVLFSKVKYKDDIINVFVAHLPSKREKDINQPKRNYILSEIRNRILQIVNVEKENVILCGDFNENPDDENLVNILFDNTHEKVLQNPFQELYSQKNYSAFHYKSGLLFDQILLSQSFFENDRALSFYDARIFKPEKLRSRNKMFNDRPFRTYAGTRYLGGYSDHFPVYVVLKK
- the trmD gene encoding tRNA (guanosine(37)-N1)-methyltransferase TrmD, with the protein product MRIDIISVLPELMESPFRTSILKRAVDKGLVEVHFHQLRNWSVNKHRQIDDEPYGGGAGMVMMIEPIDKCISELKSQREYDEVIYLTPDGITLNQKIANTLSIKNNLIFLCGHYKGIDQRLRDLHITKEISIGDYVLTGGELAACVLADSVIRLLPGVLNDEQSALTDSFQDDLLSPPIYTRPESYKGLEVPKILLSGNSGKIEEWRHDEALRITQEKRPDLLK
- the deoC gene encoding deoxyribose-phosphate aldolase, giving the protein MNIAQYLDSTYLKTPLQANLSEEETFAKVIDLVKVAIDNGIFAVMIRPDYVSAVRNFIKQNNSDVVLGTVIGFHEGTYSVTEKFTEALKAIEDGADELDFVINYSAYLKGDLDIVKDEFLQCTKLCINHHKVAKWIIEIAALTDEQIADLTKKISCWAEENFSQNDWSKIFVKSSTGFYETKDGKPNGATFEGIKLMLDNAGKLPVKAAGGVRTPEDAEKMINLGVKRIGTSSALALIKDESSTEGY
- a CDS encoding Lrp/AsnC ligand binding domain-containing protein, with amino-acid sequence MKNSTSTSYHLDPLDKEIIYMLMDNTKSSLAYISKQVGISTTAVHQRIKKLEHAGVIENSISFLNPKKIGYKVVSYIGMFLDQPSHYNEVIKALKEINEVVEAHYTTGNYTIFLKVLCKDNDHLMEILNKLQKMKGVTRTETFISLEQGINRQLKV